The following coding sequences are from one Capsicum annuum cultivar UCD-10X-F1 chromosome 3, UCD10Xv1.1, whole genome shotgun sequence window:
- the LOC107865569 gene encoding pathogenesis-related protein STH-2 encodes MGVTTYTHETTTPVAPTRLFKALVLDSDNLALKLMPQIVNNIEIVEGDGGVGSIKKMNFVEGHPIKYLKHKIHVVDDKNLVTKYSMIEGDVLGDKLESIFYDVKFEAAGNGGCVCKSITEYHTKGDYVLKEEEHNEGKNQGMKLFKIVEAYLLANPTVYA; translated from the exons ATGGGTGTCACTACCTATACACATGAGACTACAACACCAGTTGCCCCTACTAGGTTATTCAAAGCTTTGGTTCTTGATTCTGAcaaccttgcacttaaattgatgccACAAATTGTTAACAACATTGAGATTGTTGAAGGTGATGGTGGTGTTGGTAGCATCAAGAAAATGAACTTTGTTGAAG GTCATCCAATCAAATACTTGAAGCACAAGATCCATGTTGTTGATGACAAGAATTTGGTGACCAAATATTCAATGATTGAAGGAGATGTTCTTGGAGACAAACTAGAATCTATTTTCTATGATGTCAAATTTGAAGCTGCTGGAAATGGAGGATGTGTTTGCAAATCCATAACTGAATACCACACAAAGGGTGATTATGTGTTGAAGGAAGAAGAACACAATGAAGGCAAAAATCAAGGCATGAAACTTTTCAAGATTGTTGAAGCATACCTCCTCGCCAATCCTACTGTCTACGCTTAA
- the LOC107864247 gene encoding uncharacterized protein LOC107864247 has protein sequence MYPRVKVRQQKEEDDQYGYESLPSLKAFESLSISNFSSSDDSPTSVVRIPRACILSPDRHGLPSSRGRSKDNNQNIFGGTKTNARASSVPRPRAVLSSPDNDQMISMRSKTKAEVISGLKNHNSCQNRHHIKCKIFPKSIQDSCHTSGNKGSKETDDGKLDSRARTRLVKGDPSRRTHLQEGDQHSVRSKIKP, from the exons A TGTATCCAAGGGTTAAGGTGAGGCAACAGAAAGAAGAAGATGATCAGTATGGTTATGAGTCTTTGCCATCTTTGAAGGCTTTTGAATCCCTTTCCATAAGTAACTTCTCTTCTTCAG ATGATTCTCCTACATCAGTTGTGAGGATTCCCCGAGCATGTATTTTAAGCCCAGACAGACATGGACTTCCATCGTCGAGAG GGAGAAGCAAGGATAATAaccaaaatatttttggtggaACCAAAACTAATGCAAGAGCCTCTTCAGTCCCACGACCACGTGCAGTCTTATCAAGCCCGG ATAATGATCAAATGATAAGCATGAGGAGCAAGACGAAAGCAGAAGTAATTTCAGGCTTGAAGAATCACAATTCATGTCAAAATAGACATCATATCAAGTgcaaaatttttccaaaatcaattcaagattcaTGTCATACGAGTGGAAATAAGGGCTCAAAAGAGACGGATGATGGGAAACTTGATTCTCGAGCAAGAACAAGGCTTGTTAAAGGTGATCCAAGTCGAAGAACACACCTTCAGGAAGGAGATCAACATTCTGTTCGTTCAAAAATAAAACCGTGA
- the LOC107864249 gene encoding succinate-semialdehyde dehydrogenase, mitochondrial isoform X1, whose amino-acid sequence MIRGRTRMALSVGAMLYRSSLSGPVRLMATDTQSVAAKLNSSGLLRSQALIGGKWVDSYDGKTIKVHNPATGEVITNVPCMGGRETNDAISSAYGAFSSWSKLTAAERSKLLRKWYDLIMAHKEELGQLMTLEQGKPLKEAIGEVSYGAGFIEFSAEEGKRIYGDIIPSPLADRRLFVLKQPVGVVGAITPWNFPLAMITRKVGPALACGCTVVIKPSELTPLTALAAAELSLQAGIPPGVVNVVMGNAPDIGDALLASPQVRKITFTGSTKVGKKLMEGAAATVKKVSLELGGNAPCIIFDDADIEVAVKGALATKFRNTGQTCVCANRILVQEGIYEKFANAFAKAVQGMKVGDGFTEGVEQGPLINEAAVQKVESFVEEATSKGAKVLIGGKRHSLGMTFYEPTIVTGVNSEMLLAREEVFGPVAPLLKFKTDEEAIHMANDTNAGLAAYIFSTNIKRAWRVTEALEYGIVGVNEGLVSTEVAPFGGVKQSGLGREGSKYGMDEYLEMKYVCLGSMN is encoded by the coding sequence ATGATTCGTGGGCGTACCAGAATGGCACTTTCTGTTGGTGCAATGTTATATCGTTCCTCACTTTCAGGTCCTGTGCGTCTGATGGCGACAGACACACAAAGTGTTGCTGCTAAGCTGAACAGCTCTGGATTGTTGCGGAGTCAGGCTCTTATTGGAGGGAAATGGGTTGATTCGTATGATGGGAAGACTATAAAGGTCCACAATCCTGCAACAGGGGAGGTAATAACAAATGTACCATGCATGGGTGGGAGGGAGACGAATGACGCAATTTCGTCTGCATATGGTGCATTTAGTTCTTGGAGCAAACTTACTGCTGCCGAAAGGAGCAAATTATTGAGGAAGTGGTATGATTTGATAATGGCTCACAAAGAAGAACTCGGACAGCTTATGACATTAGAGCAAGGGAAACCTCTAAAAGAGGCCATCGGTGAAGTTAGTTATGGGGCTGGTTTTATTGAGTTCTCCGCTGAAGAGGGTAAACGTATATATGGTGACATTATTCCATCACCATTAGCAGATAGACGATTGTTTGTTTTAAAGCAACCGGTTGGTGTTGTTGGTGCAATTACGCCGTGGAATTTTCCCTTGGCTATGATTACCCGAAAGGTTGGCCCTGCACTTGCTTGTGGTTGTACAGTGGTGATAAAACCTTCTGAGCTCACACCCTTGACTGCTTTAGCAGCAGCTGAACTCTCCCTTCAAGCTGGAATACCACCGGGTGTGGTTAATGTCGTTATGGGAAATGCACCTGATATTGGAGACGCACTGCTTGCAAGCCCACAGGTAAGAAAGATTACGTTCACAGGTTCAACCAAGGTTGGGAAAAAGTTGATGGAAGGTGCTGCTGCCACCGTTAAGAAGGTATCCCTTGAGCTAGGCGGTAATGCACCTTGCATCATCTTTGATGACGCAGACATTGAAGTGGCTGTGAAAGGAGCTCTGGCGACAAAGTTCCGTAACACTGGACAAACATGTGTATGTGCCAATAGAATACTTGTGCAAGAAGGGATATATGAAAAATTTGCAAATGCTTTTGCAAAAGCTGTCCAAGGCATGAAAGTTGGAGATGGTTTCACTGAAGGCGTGGAGCAAGGCCCTTTAATTAATGAAGCAGCGGTACAGAAGGTTGAATCTTTCGTAGAGGAAGCTACTTCGAAGGGAGCCAAAGTTCTTATTGGGGGAAAGAGACATAGCCTTGGCATGACTTTCTACGAGCCTACCATCGTAACTGGAGTTAATAGCGAGATGCTGTTGGCGAGGGAGGAAGTATTTGGGCCAGTTGCCCCTCTTTTGAAGTTCAAAACAGACGAAGAAGCAATCCATATGGCTAATGACACCAATGCAGGTTTAGCTGCTTATATAttctcaacaaatattaaaagagcTTGGCGTGTCACTGAAGCTCTTGAATATGGAATCGTTGGAGTTAATGAAGGACTCGTTTCAACTGAGGTAGCTCCGTTTGGGGGTGTGAAACAATCAGGTCTTGGCCGTGAAGGTTCTAAATACGGTATGGATGAATATTTAGAGATGAAATATGTGTGCTTGGGTAGTATGAACTAA
- the LOC107864249 gene encoding succinate-semialdehyde dehydrogenase, mitochondrial isoform X2, with translation MATDTQSVAAKLNSSGLLRSQALIGGKWVDSYDGKTIKVHNPATGEVITNVPCMGGRETNDAISSAYGAFSSWSKLTAAERSKLLRKWYDLIMAHKEELGQLMTLEQGKPLKEAIGEVSYGAGFIEFSAEEGKRIYGDIIPSPLADRRLFVLKQPVGVVGAITPWNFPLAMITRKVGPALACGCTVVIKPSELTPLTALAAAELSLQAGIPPGVVNVVMGNAPDIGDALLASPQVRKITFTGSTKVGKKLMEGAAATVKKVSLELGGNAPCIIFDDADIEVAVKGALATKFRNTGQTCVCANRILVQEGIYEKFANAFAKAVQGMKVGDGFTEGVEQGPLINEAAVQKVESFVEEATSKGAKVLIGGKRHSLGMTFYEPTIVTGVNSEMLLAREEVFGPVAPLLKFKTDEEAIHMANDTNAGLAAYIFSTNIKRAWRVTEALEYGIVGVNEGLVSTEVAPFGGVKQSGLGREGSKYGMDEYLEMKYVCLGSMN, from the coding sequence ATGGCGACAGACACACAAAGTGTTGCTGCTAAGCTGAACAGCTCTGGATTGTTGCGGAGTCAGGCTCTTATTGGAGGGAAATGGGTTGATTCGTATGATGGGAAGACTATAAAGGTCCACAATCCTGCAACAGGGGAGGTAATAACAAATGTACCATGCATGGGTGGGAGGGAGACGAATGACGCAATTTCGTCTGCATATGGTGCATTTAGTTCTTGGAGCAAACTTACTGCTGCCGAAAGGAGCAAATTATTGAGGAAGTGGTATGATTTGATAATGGCTCACAAAGAAGAACTCGGACAGCTTATGACATTAGAGCAAGGGAAACCTCTAAAAGAGGCCATCGGTGAAGTTAGTTATGGGGCTGGTTTTATTGAGTTCTCCGCTGAAGAGGGTAAACGTATATATGGTGACATTATTCCATCACCATTAGCAGATAGACGATTGTTTGTTTTAAAGCAACCGGTTGGTGTTGTTGGTGCAATTACGCCGTGGAATTTTCCCTTGGCTATGATTACCCGAAAGGTTGGCCCTGCACTTGCTTGTGGTTGTACAGTGGTGATAAAACCTTCTGAGCTCACACCCTTGACTGCTTTAGCAGCAGCTGAACTCTCCCTTCAAGCTGGAATACCACCGGGTGTGGTTAATGTCGTTATGGGAAATGCACCTGATATTGGAGACGCACTGCTTGCAAGCCCACAGGTAAGAAAGATTACGTTCACAGGTTCAACCAAGGTTGGGAAAAAGTTGATGGAAGGTGCTGCTGCCACCGTTAAGAAGGTATCCCTTGAGCTAGGCGGTAATGCACCTTGCATCATCTTTGATGACGCAGACATTGAAGTGGCTGTGAAAGGAGCTCTGGCGACAAAGTTCCGTAACACTGGACAAACATGTGTATGTGCCAATAGAATACTTGTGCAAGAAGGGATATATGAAAAATTTGCAAATGCTTTTGCAAAAGCTGTCCAAGGCATGAAAGTTGGAGATGGTTTCACTGAAGGCGTGGAGCAAGGCCCTTTAATTAATGAAGCAGCGGTACAGAAGGTTGAATCTTTCGTAGAGGAAGCTACTTCGAAGGGAGCCAAAGTTCTTATTGGGGGAAAGAGACATAGCCTTGGCATGACTTTCTACGAGCCTACCATCGTAACTGGAGTTAATAGCGAGATGCTGTTGGCGAGGGAGGAAGTATTTGGGCCAGTTGCCCCTCTTTTGAAGTTCAAAACAGACGAAGAAGCAATCCATATGGCTAATGACACCAATGCAGGTTTAGCTGCTTATATAttctcaacaaatattaaaagagcTTGGCGTGTCACTGAAGCTCTTGAATATGGAATCGTTGGAGTTAATGAAGGACTCGTTTCAACTGAGGTAGCTCCGTTTGGGGGTGTGAAACAATCAGGTCTTGGCCGTGAAGGTTCTAAATACGGTATGGATGAATATTTAGAGATGAAATATGTGTGCTTGGGTAGTATGAACTAA
- the LOC107864248 gene encoding ATP-dependent DNA helicase Q-like 5 isoform X2 gives MDSDGSHISSTPSHSPSSRRALLSTAKSTTQPKNTSVFSRPIIRPKKTSSKKPYTVSPSESSCSSKLSSLETPKFSDLPFQIHRSANAVLSHDNSSGEVLPAGALCLQKFASFSKAGKTILNFEPVEADSIDPRLTQENEKEAVESGCRTKAVKKYPNLVGSSNASSSLPVKKVKCANEGNFVRLNINGYGKKFASKYKRRNANSSTGKKFFRRWKKKVGVVGEEGENGLCDEEGLVVEVKGRGERLDFDEELIEEAVMRVRNEASDENLLRLLKLIYGYDSFRDGQLETIKMVLSGKSTMLVLPTGAGKSLCYQLPSMVLQGVTVVISPLVSLMIDQLKQLPAAVEGALLSSNQTPEEVLETFRLLEEGSIKVLFVSPERFLNSEFLSIFRNSQISLVVIDEAHCVSEWSHNFRPSYMRLKASLLRDKLKAQCILAMTATATTKALYHVMHALDIPSTNLIQVVKPRDNLQLSVSSSENRMKDLMTLLKSSPFLEAKSIIIYCKFQSYHSGIFAKDRSRTQELFCANKIRVVVATVAFGMGLNKKDIEAVIHYSLPESLEEYVQEIGRAGRDGRVAYCHLFFDDVSYFKIRSLMYSDGVDEYVVNKLLCQIFSGSTISTGKICSLVKESACRKFDMKEEVILTILTQLELGEVQYLHLLPQTSVTCTLNFHQTSPAMLSTKDAVVAAILKNSEIKDGQYIFDIPSVANSTGLQIVDLSNHLQTLKIKGEVTYELKDQAYCFVITDAPKDICSLATWLTKWLSEVESCKVRKMDTMYDAAVFAAEACDKVHGCRGHQHTPCLQRKIAEYFVNGTEVDVPKRIGGSSPFLTADIKVFLQCYSHAKFTPRAIARILHGIASPAFPYAIWSRTHFWGRYMQTDFKAITEAAMTELMNLVGRDAL, from the exons ATGGATTCCGATGGCTCTCACATTTCATCAACTCCCTCACATTCCCCATCGAGCCGCCGTGCTCTTCTTTCTACCGCAAAATCAACAACTCAACCCAAAAACACCTCTGTTTTTTCCCGCCCAATTATAAGACCAAAaaaaacctcatccaaaaaacccTACACCGTTTCCCCTTCTGAAAGCTCGTGTTCTTCGAAATTATCTTCCTTGGAAACCCCCAAATTCTCCGATTTACCATTCCAAATCCACCGTTCGGCAAACGCCGTTTTGTCCCATGACAACAGTTCCGGTGAAGTTCTTCCAGCAGGTGCCTTGTGCTTACAGAAATTTGCTTCTTTTTCGAAAGCCGGCAAAACCATTCTCAATTTTGAGCCCGTTGAAGCTGATTCTATTGACCCCCGGTTGACCCAAGAGAATGAAAAGGAAGCAGTTGAGTCGGGTTGTCGGACGAAAGCTGTGAAGAAGTATCCTAATTTAGTAGGGAGCAGCAATGCTTCGTCGTCGTTGCCAGTAAAGAAGGTTAAATGTGCTAATGAGGGTAACTTTGTAAGGCTGAATATAAATGGTTATGGTAAAAAGTTTGCATCCAAATACAAAAGAAGGAATGCTAATTCATCAACTGGTAAAAAGTTCTTTAGGAGATGGAAAAAGAAAGTTGGGGTTGTAGGTGAGGAAGGGGAAAATGGCTTGTGTGATGAAGAAGGTTTGGTTGTGGAAGTTAAGGGAAGAGGAGAAAGATTGGATTTTGATGAAGAGTTGATTGAAGAAGCTGTGATGAGAGTTAGAAATGAGGCGTCAGATGAGAATTTGTTGAGGTTGTTAAAGCTGATTTATGGGTATGATTCATTTAGAGATGGGCAGTTGGAGACTATCAAGATGGTGCTTTCAGGGAAATCTACAATGTTGGTTTTGCCAACGGGTGCCGGGAAGTCACTGTGTTATCAGCTGCCTTCAATGGTTTTGCAGGGAGTTACAGTTGTTATTAGCCCCTTGGTTTCCTTGATGATTGATCAGCTAAAGCAGTTGCCTGCTGCAGTTGAGGGTGCTCTTTTGAGTAGCAATCAGACACCTGAGGAGGTCTTGGAAACGTTTAGGTTACTTGAAGAAGGATCCATAAAGGTCCTTTTTGTTTCACCAGAGAGGTTTCTCAATTCAGAATTCTTATCCATTTTTCGTAACTCTCAAATCTCACTTGTGGTTATTGATGAAGCCCACTGTGTTTCTGAATGGTCACACAATTTTCGGCCTTCATATATGCGGCTTAAAGCATCGTTGTTGCGTGATAAACTGAAGGCGCAATGTATACTTGCAATGACAGCAACAGCAACTACTAAAGCATTGTATCATGTGATGCACGCATTGGATATCCCATCAACTAATCTTATTCAAGTAGTGAAACCAAGGGATAacttacagttatcagtatcttcGAGTGAAAACAGGATGAAAGATCTGATGACCTTGCTGAAGTCTTCCCCCTTTTTAGAGGCTAAAAGCATCATCATTTACTGCAAATTTCA GAGTTATCACAGTGGAATTTTTGCAAAAGATCGGAGCCGTACGCAGGAACTATTTTGTGCGAACAAGATAAGAGTGGTTGTTGCAACTGTGGCTTTTGGCATGGGACTCAATAAGAAGGATATTGAAGCCGTGATACATTACAGCTTACCAGAAAGCTTGGAAGAGTATGTCCAGGAGATTGGTCGTGCTGGACGTGATGGTAGAGTCGCTTATTGCCATCTCTTTTTCGATGATGTTTCTTATTTTAAGATTCGCAGTCTTATGTACAGTGATGGTGTCGATGAGTATGTGGTGAACAAACTGCTGTGTCAAATTTTCAGTGGCAGCACAATCTCAACTGGGAAAATTTGTTCACTAGTTAAAGAGTCTGCTTGtcgtaaatttgatatgaaagaaGAGGTAATACTAACAATCTTAACACAGTTGGAGCTAGGCGAGGTCCAATACTTGCACTTGCTCCCACAGACCAGTGTAACATGCACTTTGAACTTCCACCAGACTTCTCCTGCAATGCTATCTACGAAAGATGCTGTAGTTGCTGCTATTCTGAAGAACTCTGAGATCAAAGATGGGCAGTATATATTTGACATACCAAGTGTAGCTAACAGCACTGGACTGCAAATTGTTGACTTGTCAAACCATTTGCAAACTCTGAAGATTAAGGGGGAAGTCACATATGAGCTGAAGGATCAAGCTTATTGTTTTGTTATCACAGACGCCCCGAAGGATATCTGTTCTTTAGCTACATGGCTTACAAAGTGGTTATCTGAAGTTGAGAGTTGTAAGGTAAGGAAGATGGACACGATGTATGATGCTGCAGTATTTGCAGCAGAAGCATGTGACAAAGTGCATGGTTGCCGTGGCCATCAACACACACCATGCTTGCAAAGGAAGATTGCAGAGTATTTTGTAAATGGTACTGAGGTTGATGTTCCAAAGAGGATTGGTGGAAGCAGCCCATTTTTGACAGCTGATATAAAGGTATTTCTGCAGTGCTATTCACATGCCAAATTTACTCCCAGAGCCATTGCAAGGATATTGCACGGCATTGCAAGCCCAGCATTTCCGTATGCTATTTGGTCGAGAACACACTTCTGGGGAAGGTACATGCAAACAGACTTCAAAGCAATAACCGAAGCAGCAATGACAGAACTCATGAATCTTGTAGGGAGGGATGCTCTTTAA
- the LOC107864248 gene encoding ATP-dependent DNA helicase Q-like 5 isoform X1 codes for MDSDGSHISSTPSHSPSSRRALLSTAKSTTQPKNTSVFSRPIIRPKKTSSKKPYTVSPSESSCSSKLSSLETPKFSDLPFQIHRSANAVLSHDNSSGEVLPAGALCLQKFASFSKAGKTILNFEPVEADSIDPRLTQENEKEAVESGCRTKAVKKYPNLVGSSNASSSLPVKKVKCANEGNFVRLNINGYGKKFASKYKRRNANSSTGKKFFRRWKKKVGVVGEEGENGLCDEEGLVVEVKGRGERLDFDEELIEEAVMRVRNEASDENLLRLLKLIYGYDSFRDGQLETIKMVLSGKSTMLVLPTGAGKSLCYQLPSMVLQGVTVVISPLVSLMIDQLKQLPAAVEGALLSSNQTPEEVLETFRLLEEGSIKVLFVSPERFLNSEFLSIFRNSQISLVVIDEAHCVSEWSHNFRPSYMRLKASLLRDKLKAQCILAMTATATTKALYHVMHALDIPSTNLIQVVKPRDNLQLSVSSSENRMKDLMTLLKSSPFLEAKSIIIYCKFQSETDFICKYLCDNNISAKSYHSGIFAKDRSRTQELFCANKIRVVVATVAFGMGLNKKDIEAVIHYSLPESLEEYVQEIGRAGRDGRVAYCHLFFDDVSYFKIRSLMYSDGVDEYVVNKLLCQIFSGSTISTGKICSLVKESACRKFDMKEEVILTILTQLELGEVQYLHLLPQTSVTCTLNFHQTSPAMLSTKDAVVAAILKNSEIKDGQYIFDIPSVANSTGLQIVDLSNHLQTLKIKGEVTYELKDQAYCFVITDAPKDICSLATWLTKWLSEVESCKVRKMDTMYDAAVFAAEACDKVHGCRGHQHTPCLQRKIAEYFVNGTEVDVPKRIGGSSPFLTADIKVFLQCYSHAKFTPRAIARILHGIASPAFPYAIWSRTHFWGRYMQTDFKAITEAAMTELMNLVGRDAL; via the coding sequence ATGGATTCCGATGGCTCTCACATTTCATCAACTCCCTCACATTCCCCATCGAGCCGCCGTGCTCTTCTTTCTACCGCAAAATCAACAACTCAACCCAAAAACACCTCTGTTTTTTCCCGCCCAATTATAAGACCAAAaaaaacctcatccaaaaaacccTACACCGTTTCCCCTTCTGAAAGCTCGTGTTCTTCGAAATTATCTTCCTTGGAAACCCCCAAATTCTCCGATTTACCATTCCAAATCCACCGTTCGGCAAACGCCGTTTTGTCCCATGACAACAGTTCCGGTGAAGTTCTTCCAGCAGGTGCCTTGTGCTTACAGAAATTTGCTTCTTTTTCGAAAGCCGGCAAAACCATTCTCAATTTTGAGCCCGTTGAAGCTGATTCTATTGACCCCCGGTTGACCCAAGAGAATGAAAAGGAAGCAGTTGAGTCGGGTTGTCGGACGAAAGCTGTGAAGAAGTATCCTAATTTAGTAGGGAGCAGCAATGCTTCGTCGTCGTTGCCAGTAAAGAAGGTTAAATGTGCTAATGAGGGTAACTTTGTAAGGCTGAATATAAATGGTTATGGTAAAAAGTTTGCATCCAAATACAAAAGAAGGAATGCTAATTCATCAACTGGTAAAAAGTTCTTTAGGAGATGGAAAAAGAAAGTTGGGGTTGTAGGTGAGGAAGGGGAAAATGGCTTGTGTGATGAAGAAGGTTTGGTTGTGGAAGTTAAGGGAAGAGGAGAAAGATTGGATTTTGATGAAGAGTTGATTGAAGAAGCTGTGATGAGAGTTAGAAATGAGGCGTCAGATGAGAATTTGTTGAGGTTGTTAAAGCTGATTTATGGGTATGATTCATTTAGAGATGGGCAGTTGGAGACTATCAAGATGGTGCTTTCAGGGAAATCTACAATGTTGGTTTTGCCAACGGGTGCCGGGAAGTCACTGTGTTATCAGCTGCCTTCAATGGTTTTGCAGGGAGTTACAGTTGTTATTAGCCCCTTGGTTTCCTTGATGATTGATCAGCTAAAGCAGTTGCCTGCTGCAGTTGAGGGTGCTCTTTTGAGTAGCAATCAGACACCTGAGGAGGTCTTGGAAACGTTTAGGTTACTTGAAGAAGGATCCATAAAGGTCCTTTTTGTTTCACCAGAGAGGTTTCTCAATTCAGAATTCTTATCCATTTTTCGTAACTCTCAAATCTCACTTGTGGTTATTGATGAAGCCCACTGTGTTTCTGAATGGTCACACAATTTTCGGCCTTCATATATGCGGCTTAAAGCATCGTTGTTGCGTGATAAACTGAAGGCGCAATGTATACTTGCAATGACAGCAACAGCAACTACTAAAGCATTGTATCATGTGATGCACGCATTGGATATCCCATCAACTAATCTTATTCAAGTAGTGAAACCAAGGGATAacttacagttatcagtatcttcGAGTGAAAACAGGATGAAAGATCTGATGACCTTGCTGAAGTCTTCCCCCTTTTTAGAGGCTAAAAGCATCATCATTTACTGCAAATTTCAGTCGGAAACTGATTTCATTTGCAAATATCTATGCGACAATAATATCTCGGCAAAGAGTTATCACAGTGGAATTTTTGCAAAAGATCGGAGCCGTACGCAGGAACTATTTTGTGCGAACAAGATAAGAGTGGTTGTTGCAACTGTGGCTTTTGGCATGGGACTCAATAAGAAGGATATTGAAGCCGTGATACATTACAGCTTACCAGAAAGCTTGGAAGAGTATGTCCAGGAGATTGGTCGTGCTGGACGTGATGGTAGAGTCGCTTATTGCCATCTCTTTTTCGATGATGTTTCTTATTTTAAGATTCGCAGTCTTATGTACAGTGATGGTGTCGATGAGTATGTGGTGAACAAACTGCTGTGTCAAATTTTCAGTGGCAGCACAATCTCAACTGGGAAAATTTGTTCACTAGTTAAAGAGTCTGCTTGtcgtaaatttgatatgaaagaaGAGGTAATACTAACAATCTTAACACAGTTGGAGCTAGGCGAGGTCCAATACTTGCACTTGCTCCCACAGACCAGTGTAACATGCACTTTGAACTTCCACCAGACTTCTCCTGCAATGCTATCTACGAAAGATGCTGTAGTTGCTGCTATTCTGAAGAACTCTGAGATCAAAGATGGGCAGTATATATTTGACATACCAAGTGTAGCTAACAGCACTGGACTGCAAATTGTTGACTTGTCAAACCATTTGCAAACTCTGAAGATTAAGGGGGAAGTCACATATGAGCTGAAGGATCAAGCTTATTGTTTTGTTATCACAGACGCCCCGAAGGATATCTGTTCTTTAGCTACATGGCTTACAAAGTGGTTATCTGAAGTTGAGAGTTGTAAGGTAAGGAAGATGGACACGATGTATGATGCTGCAGTATTTGCAGCAGAAGCATGTGACAAAGTGCATGGTTGCCGTGGCCATCAACACACACCATGCTTGCAAAGGAAGATTGCAGAGTATTTTGTAAATGGTACTGAGGTTGATGTTCCAAAGAGGATTGGTGGAAGCAGCCCATTTTTGACAGCTGATATAAAGGTATTTCTGCAGTGCTATTCACATGCCAAATTTACTCCCAGAGCCATTGCAAGGATATTGCACGGCATTGCAAGCCCAGCATTTCCGTATGCTATTTGGTCGAGAACACACTTCTGGGGAAGGTACATGCAAACAGACTTCAAAGCAATAACCGAAGCAGCAATGACAGAACTCATGAATCTTGTAGGGAGGGATGCTCTTTAA